TTCATCCTACCTTTCAGGAGTTTTTTGCTGCTTGTGGGGTGGAAGATTGGGATTTCTTTTTACCCCGAAATCATGTAGATCGTCCTGTAGAGGGGAAGGTTTATCGCATTTTTGAGGCGAAATGGAAAGAGGTGATTTTGTTATGGTTGGGTAGGAGTGATGTTAAAGATGAGGAAAAAGAGGCTTTTATTAAGGCTTTAGTTGAGTTTAAGGATGGTTGTGGAGAATGGAATTTACCAGAGGTTGATCGCGGTTTTTATGAGTATAGAGCTTATTTTATGGCAGCCAACGGGATTAAAGAATTTAATACCTGTTCTTTTGCTGATAAAATTGTGCATCAAATTATTAAATGGAATATTGTAAACGATAAACCTCTTTACATGACAACTGGATATAAATTAGATTTTGGTAATCATTTAAAAACTCACGTTAATAAGGTTTCGTCCGTTTCGGTATTGGCTGATCATATATCAGTATATTATGCCAGTCTTCAAGAAACAGACACCAAGCGAGTGATTTCTAAGTTAATTGATCTTAGTCTCGAAAATAACTCAATACTCGAAAATAACTCAATAATAGAACTTTTGGAAATTATTGGACAGGACAATAAAAATGCTATCATCGCACTAATAAATATGATTGAATCCCTCTCTTATAATGATGAAATACGTAGTCATGCAATAGAAAGTTTGGGTAAAATTGGAAAAGGCAATACAGAAGCAATTTCTGAATTAATAAACATTATTAAATCTACCTCCTATAATTACGAAATACGTAGTCATGCAATAAAAAGTTTGGGTGAAGTTGGAAAAGGCAATATAGAAGCAATCTCTGAACTAATAAACATTATTAAATCCAATGAATCTACCTTTTATTTTTATAATGATAAAAATGGAACACTTAATCATGCAGTAGAAAGTTTGGGTAAAATTGGAAAAGGCAATATAGAAGCAATCTCTGAATTAATAAACATGATTAAATCTACCTCCTATAATGACGCAATACGTAGTCAAGCAATAAAAAGTCTGTGTGAAATTGGAAAAGGCAATACAGAAGCAATCTCTGAATTAATAAACATTATTAATTCTACATCCTATAATGACAAGATACGTAGTCGTGCGGCATATAGTCTAGGTAGAATCGAATCTGGCAATTCAGAGGCAATCTCTGCATTAATAAGACTAATGCAATCTCCTGATAGCAAGATAGTCAACTTTGCACTAAAGAGTCTAATTGAAATTGGCAAGAAAAATTCTGATATAATCTCTATATTAGTTGATATTATGCAATCTCATTCTCCTGATAGCAAGATAGGCGACTTTGCCATAAAGAGTCTAGTTGAAATTGGCAAGGAAAATTCCGATATGATCCCTATATTAGTTGACATTATTCAATCTCATTCTATTAAAGCTACAATAGTTTCTACTGCATTAGAAAATTTAGCAAAAATTGGACAGGGAAATTTGCAAGCCATAAATACGCTGATTAGTATTTTAGAATCTTTGCAAAGTCAAGATATGTCTTTACAAAGCGAAGATATGATGTCGGAATCTTGTCGGAGTAGGGATCTTATCCTGGCTTCTGCTGCGGAAAGCTTAGGAGAAATCGGACAGAGTGATCCAAGAACAATTGCCGTACTAATTCATGCTTTACGCCCGCTTTACAAAAATTATTTCCTAATGCAGAAATTGGCAACTCGTAGTTTAATCAAAATAGGCATCAATAATTCAAATGTAATAAATCAGCTGGTCAATTCTTTACAATCTTTAAATGATCAAGAATCATCTTATTGGTGGGAAATTATTATCTTAGAAGACATAGGAAAGCGAGATAAAAATGTTATCAAAATTTTGAAAAAACTTCTCCTAGTTGCTTCCAATAATAATCATTCTTATTCCCATCGCATAAATTTAGCATCAGCTTTAGGGAAAGTAGAACCAGGTAATTCTGAAGCCTATGAAACGTTAATTGAAATTTTCATATCTACCCAAAATCTTGACGCAATAAAGACTTTAACAGAAATTCTTGAAGACAAACCAATCTCCTTAGTAGTGGCTCAAAAAATTGGCGATTACTTCGTAAATAATATTTCTAAAAAAATGTCAATAAGTAAAAAATACTACGAAACAATTTATGCTTTTTTTTATAAATTTACCCAAATATATTCCTATGGTAAATTCTATGAAATTTGGAATAACTCTTTTTATGCTTTTCAAGCAGTGCAAATCAACGATGAGATTGATGAAGTCTCTGCTAAACTTTTGCAAATGTTAGAAAAATACAGAAAAAAACCAAGAAAGAAACAATAAACACCAACAATATCCCCCAACTCAAACGTCATCTTATACCCCTAATCGCCCAAAATGCCCAATTAACTCTCATTTTCGGAGAAAGTGACCCCAGTGACACCCTTTTATCCCTCTGTCAACAACTTAACCCGACTATTCCCATCGCATGGATTACCGAAAACCCCATTGCTAACCTACAAACCTTCTCCCCCAACCAACCCAACCTAATCGAAGTGATCTTAAACTGGAAAAATCGGTAAACACCTCTGAATTATGCCAAGAATTGGGGATTCCGTTGGTTAAAGATTGTGAGGAATTGTTAGGGCAAATTCAGGTTACATTAGAAGAAGATTAGAAATCCAATCAAAATGAGGAACAGTGAATTATGAATATCAAAGATTATCCTTTTGCTCAAGACTTGATTACAGATAATCAAGGTCAGATACAGCAAGTTATTATTAACTTTGAAGACTATCAACAAATAATAGAAACCTATGAAGATACTGGACTCTATCGCGCCATGATAGACGTTAAAGATGAAACTCCCTTAACTTTGGAGGAAGCTTTAATTGAATTAGAAAAAGAATGAAAATCAACTATCTTCCTACTTTTATCAAGGATCTTAAAGATTTAAAAAGTACCTCCCCTTACTCAGTCATAAAAAACCTTGTCTTTACTGATATTTTAGCAGTTAAGCAGCTAAGCGAAATTAACAACCTTAAAAAATTAAAAGGAGAATATAATGCCTATCGTATCCGAATTGGTGACTATAGAATTGGTTTTTTTATTGAAGAAGATACAATTACATTTGCTCGTGTTCTTCATCGTCGAGAATTCTATCGTTATTTCGCGTAAAATTTCGGTAGATAAAGAATCATTGAAAAGCCTTTGTCGAAATAGCCCACAAAATGAATCACTGCGATCGCGCTTTCAACTACTGCCAACAAGCGCTTGAATTATGCCAAGAACTGGGGATTACCTTGGTTAAAGATTGTGAGGAACTGTTAGGGCAAATTCAGGGAAACTTAGGAGAAGCCAACAAATAAAATGAAACTTCCCAATGCCGATCAAGCCAACCTAGGAGACAAACTTGAACGTTACTGCCTCAATCCTGAGCATTCAAAAGGAAAACATAAAGCCTTGCTTTTCAAACAAAGATTAGGGATTACCTTAGCTAATAAAGAAATCCTAGAAAATGCTCTTAAAAAAGCAGTAATGGAAGGAGAAGCCGAACTTTATAAAATCGATCAATATGGCACTCACTATGATCTGAAATTTAACCTCTGTACCGACATCGGAGAATCCTTAATTTTAAGTTGCTGGATTGTCCAAATAACTGAAAATTTTCCTCGTCTTACTAATGTCTATCCCATTAATTAACTAGCCCATGATGAACACCATTCAAGAATACGATCTCGTTGCCCTAACGGAAGATGTTACGGCTACTCACAAAACGACCCATCAGCCCATCCTTCTGCGTCGCGGACAAATGGGAACTGTTTTAATGTCTTTTAATCAGCAAGCTTTTCTGATTGATTTTACCGATCAAAACGGCCAAACCTTTGCGATGGAAACCGTTGATCACTCAAAACTTCTACGGCTGATCAGTGAACCTGAATTAGTCTCAGTCTAAGATAAAACTTTCGCCAACTTTTAGATAGAACTCTTTATCTTGCTATTCGGGAAAAAACTTTCAACAGCTTATTTCATCAAGAAATTGGTCAAATACTCCTTGAAGAAAAAACACTAAGACTAATTATCTTTAACCCTGACAATGAGGTAATCACCCAATGGATAAACTCAACCATTACCGCAAAATTATTCATCAGATTCTTGTCCCCTATAGCCAAATTATTTATAACAATGCGGACATTCAAAATCGTCTAGCTTTTGATCCTCAGAATGATCAATATCTCGTCATTTCAGAAGGTTGGCAACAGAATCAGCGTTATCATGATTGTCTGATTCATTTAGAAATTATTAACGAGAAAATTTGGGTACAATGTGACAACACCGAAGACGGTATCACCAAAGAATTACTAAGCGCAGGCATTGCTAAAGAAGATATTGTTTTGGGATTCCATGAACCTAAAATACGTCAATATACAGGCTTCGCTGTCGCTTAACTTTCAAATATCATGGACAATTCTCAAAACCGCAATCACCCACCAAATGAATCACTATTAGAAGAAGATTAGAAACTCTTGATAACCCAAGTCAGCCATGAAAATCACCTACTTTCAAGATACGGACACTCTATATTTAGAGTTCAATAACAATCCCATTGTCGAGACTCAAGAAATCAATGAAAATACCTTGGCCGATCTTGATCAGCAGGGTAATATTTGTGCAATCACCTTGGAACACGCCAAAAGCTTAACGGATCTGAATGCTTTTTCCCTCGAAACTATTGTCGCGCCTCAATTAGCTTCAAGTTTATAAGAGTTGTCATAATAAAATTATTCTATAAACCTTGACGTGATATAATATATATGACATTTGGGCGCAGATTCCTTGTGACCCTATAATCGGACAAATTCGTTATTATCAATGACAACAACTTTAATCAATCACATTGAAATTACCCCAGAAACTTGTGGCGGTAAACCGCGCATCGCAGGTCATCGCATCAAAGTCCAAGATGTCGTTATTTGGCACGAACGCCTGGGAATGTCACCCGATGAAATTGTTTATCATTATCCCAGCATTACTTTAGCTGATGTTTACGCGGCCCTTTCTTACTATCACGATCACCTTGAAGAAATTAGACAACAAATCACAGATGATGATACCTTTGCCAAGGAAATGCAAGCTAAAACACCTTCTCTAGTCCAAGAAAAACTAAAAAAAATGAATGGGCAATAAAATTAAATTTCACCTTGATGAAAATGTAAGCTATAGCATTGCTCTTGGATTGCGCCAGCGAGGCCTTGATGTTACTACCACTCCAGAAGAAAATTTATTGGGGGTATCTGATGAAGTACAATTGCAATTTGCTTTAGCCAATGGTCGCGTGATTTTTACTCAAGATACTGATTTTTTAAGAATCAATCAACTAGCACGTTGCTTCAAGTCAGAAAAATTCCCCTCTATCCGTCCCAACCTAATCGAGACTATTGCTCACTGACTAAATAACGCGATCGCCGAATCATAAAAAAATGCCTGCCAAAGATATTTTCCATGATTGTGTAAAACACGCCCTAATCAAAGATGGCTGGATAGTTACCGATGATCCCTTAAGTCTTAAAATTGGCAAAAAAGACTTGTTTATTGATCTAGCAGAGGAACTGTTAACACAAATTGATACCCCCTAGTCCCCAAAAGAAGAATCTCCCCATGAGTAACCCTATTATCATTGAAACTGACTTAAAAGATATTCTCGCTAAACTTGACAATCGGTTAGAGCGAATCGAAACAAAACTAGAAGTATTACCGAAAATAGAGGCCGAAGTTTCCCAACTCAAAGAAGATGTCAAAGACTTGAAAGAAAGGGCAACGGCTCAAATATGGGCTTTGATAGTCACTGTTATCGGTGCAACTGTTGCAGCAATTATCAAATTCGGTTTTTTAACTAAAACTTAAATCATCATTAAAAACTAAGTTGGAACTAGACAAGTTCCAACCAGTAACAAAAAATTGACCTTGAATATTAACGACGGATTGGTGCCATCGCACCGTCGGCGGCGGCGCGAAAAGGTTCCACTGCCTCGCTATAATCGATCGGTAAAATAGCCACCACGTTATCGTGAGGACGGGGAATAATTACCCAGGTTTCTAAAGCTGCCCCCTCGGTTTTATTGACGGCTTCAATGCCGGCAGCCATAGCGGTTTTTACCTCCTGTACATCCCCACGAATATTGAGGGTAAAACGGGCGCTTCCTGCCCTTAAATAACCAACAATCGTGATCCGTCCTGCTTTTACCATCGCATCGGCGGCCGCTAGAATACCGGGGAAACCTTTGGTCTCGATCGATCCCACCGCGGGTTGGGCTGTCATAAATTAACTCCTAATAACAAAAATCAGATAAGTTCAATTGATAGAATCCAATCTATTTTCCAGTCTTTAACTATAGTCTAGTTTGGGGCCAATCGCTAGGGAAATTAACTGCGAAAACGGTCTGACTTAGCCGTATGCTGCACTGGTAAAACCGCCAGTACATTTTCTGGAGGATTCGGTACGATGTAATGACTGACCACATTACCACCAAAAGCGGTCATCGCTGCCGCTAATCCTGCCTCTACTGCCGGTTTAACCTCGGAAATCGGACCGCGAATCGCCACTAAAAATTCGCCCCTTTCCGCTAGATCAAAATAAACTAGGGTGACTCGTCCCCCTTTAACCATGGCATCCGCCGCCGCTAAAACGGGGGGAAAACCCAACGTTTGAATGACTCCGACCGCCTCGGGCATTTTTCCTGATCTCCTGCGAAAGCAACTTTACATTATACCCCGATCCTGTCTTGATATTTTCTTCTGCAAATCCCCGACCGATCGAGCCTGTTTTTTCTCTAAATACTGTTGATGGGACTGATCGGCCAGATAATAATCTCCTGCGGGTTCGATCAAAGTAACGATATCTTGCTGAAACTTTCCCGATAGTTGTAGTTGACGCTTGCCAGCAGTGGCGATTAACTTTTGTTCCGGGGTGTGATAGAAAATAATCGATCGATATTGTTCTCCTCGGTCTGGTCCTTGGCGATTTAACTGAGTCGGATCATGGATTGACCAAAAAACAGCTAATAACGCCTCATAGCTTATTTCTTGGGGATTATAGGCAATTTGTGCCACTTCCGCATGACCGGTAATTCGCGATAAGACATCGAGATAACTAGGATTGGGGAAATGTCCACCCATATAACCCACGGAAGTGGCTAAAACCCCTGGTAAACGCCGAAATGCGTCCTCGGTTTTCCAAAAACAGCCGGCCCCAAAGGTAGCTTTTTCGCCGTTATTCATTTCTCCTCACATCCTTGGCAAATTCTACAACTGCTTTTGTAATTGTCTCGCTTAAATTAGCATAAACTTTGGCAAAAGGGGGAGCTTTTTCGGTTAATCCTAGGATATCCGCCGTTACCAACACCTGACCATCACAATCTTCCCCCGCACCGATACCAATCGTCGGGATAGTCAATTTATCGGTAATAGTAGCGGCTAAATTGGCGGGAATATGTTCCAAAACCAGGGCAAATACTCCCGCTTTCTCCAAGGCTAAAGCTTCCTCGATTAATCTTTGTGCATCCGATGGAGTTTTTCCCTGCTGACGGTATCCTAAACGATGCACCGACTGGGGAGTTAATCCGATATGACCCATAACAGGGATGCCTATCTCGGTTAAACGGCTAATCGTCTCGACCATAGCGGGATAACCTCCCTCTAATTTTACCCCTTGTACTCCCGCTTCCTTTAACATCCTTCCCGCCGAGTGAATTGCCTGACTGACACTTTCCTGATAGCTGAGAAAAGGCAAATCACAGACAACTAAAGCTTGTTTTACCCCGCGAGACACGGCCGCCGCGTGGTGAATCATCGCCTCTAGGGTGATCGGTAAAGTGGTAGGATAGCCCAAAGCGGTCATAGCTAAGGAATCACCTACCAAGATAATATCAATTCCTGCTCGATCGAGCAGTCGCGCGATCGGATAATCCCAAGCTGTGAGGGTGACAATCGCGCGTTTTTGCTGTTTCCACTCGATTAATTTGCTGGTGGTGACTGCCATTCTTTATTCACTGCGGACAGCTTCGAGGATACGGGAAAAATAGAAACGAGTGCTAGTCATACTCGTCCGTTCAATTTTAAAGCCATTTTCGTTTAAAGCGGCGATAATAGTTTTTTCCTTGTGTTGATAAGCGCGAGTGGTTTTACTCGGACCGGGGAAAAATTGACCAATTTTCTTGAGAATGGTTAATAAACAGGTTTTAGGGGCAAAACTGAGGATTAAACGGGATTGAGCTAGGGATCCCAGGTGTTTAATCATTCCTAATGCTTCTTCTGTGGGATAGTGAATGAGAACATCAAGACAGATGACTGTGTGATATTGGCCGGTTAATGCTTCTAAATCTTGAACGGCAAAGGTGAGTTTACTGGTATCTGCTAACTCTTTGGCCGCTCTTTCCTTGGCTTCTGTCACCATTTTCTCAGAAATATCACTGGCGAAAATAGTTGCGCCCGCTTTAGCGAGGGGAATACTGAGACTACCGACTCCACAACCAGCATCACAGATTGAGAGATTGGGCAAATTGTCATCATTTTCTAACCAACCGATAACGGTATCGATCGTCTGTTGATGACCGATGCGAATATCTTTTTGTACTTTGTTAACTTCGCCATCCCCATAAATCCGGCGCCAGCGATCGAATCCTGTGGCATTAAAATAGTCCTTGACTATGGCTTTATCGTCTAATGTGTTGGTCATAAGGAAATCTAAACGAGTGGTCTCTGAGCTACGCCGAAAAGCGGAGATGGTTATTAGTTTATCCTACCGTGAAAGCTCTCAACCGTTGCCGCTGATGGCTGATTCCTGACTGCTCAGGAAAGGACCCGGAGCGATGGCAACTCTGTGGAAAAGCTTAATTTGTTTTCCGCTTCACTTTTAGTTAACCTAAATTGAATATCATGTAATCGTCCCAAGATCGATCAGTAAGGGTTCCATGTCAATTATTAACCATAGAACTAAGATCGTAGCCACGATCGGCCCTGCCAGTAATTCGCCAGAAGTCCTCAAGCAGATGATCGGTGCGGGGATGAATGTAGCGCGGCTAAACTTTTCCCACGGTAGCTACGAAGATCATGCGAGAGTTGTTAGTCTTTTACGGCAAATTTCTCAAGAATTAGACAATCCTATCACCCTCCTGCAAGATTTACAAGGGCCAAAAATTCGCGTCGGCAATCTCCCCAATGGTTCGATTTCCATCAACGACGGCGATTATCTCACCCTTGTCCCCATGGATGAGTATCGGGGAGAAGCGAACACGGTTTCGATCGATTATCCCTATCTGGCCGAGGAAGCCAAGTTAGGTGAGCAAATTCTCCTTGATGATGGCTTATTAGAGCTAAAAATCGTTGAAATTAACGGAAAAGACCTAAAATGTCAAGTGTTGGAGGGAGGAATTCTCAAGAGTCGCAAGGGAGTCAATCTACCCCGTCTCAATTTGCGCTTACCTTCCATGACCGAAAAAGACAAACAAGACCTAGAATTTGGTCTTTCTCAGGGGGTTGATTGGGTTTCCCTCAGTTTTGTTCGTAAAGGAGAAGATATCAAGGCGATTAAGGCATTTTTAGCCGAGAGAAATCACGCGGATGTGCCAGTGATAGCTAAAATTGAAAAACCGCAAGCGATCGAAAATTTAGAGTCAATTATCGAGGAATGTGACGGCATTATGGTGGCCCGGGGCGATTTGGGGGTAGAATTAAGTCCCGAAAAAGTCCCCATGTTGCAAAAACGCATCATCAGACTCTGCAATATGAAAACTATTCCCGTCATCACTGCCACCCAGATGTTAGAAAGCATGATTCACAATCCCCGACCGACTCGGGCCGAGGCCAGTGATGTGGCTAATGCAATTATCGATGGAACCGATGCGGTGATGTTATCGGGGGAATCAGCAGTGGGAGATTTTCCCGTCAAAGCTGTGGCTATGTTGGCCAAAATCGCCCATGATGTGGAAGCGGATGTGAAGTTTGATAATGTTCCCCCCAATCAGTCCGATGAAACTCACGCTCTCAGTGAGGCTTTAGTGGCGATCGATCAAACCCTTGATCTCCGTTATATTGTTACTTTTACCACCTCTGGCTACACTTCGCTACTGGCTTCTAAGGAACGTCCCTCGGTTCCCGTCATTGCCATGACTCCCAATAAACGAGTCTATCACCGTCTCAACCTAGTCTGGGGTGTGATCCCGATTCTTCTTGATCATCAGGTGTCCGTCTTTGAGGATGTGTTAAAGCAAACCGAATCAATTCTGCTGCAGAAAAATCTAGCGCAATCGGGCGATAAAATCCTGATTATGGCGGGAATTCCCATGCAGAAAACTAAAGGCACCAATTTCCTCAAAATTCACACGATTCCCTAAGTTCTAGGATTCAGGAGTCAGGGTACAGGAGATAGGAGATAGGAGATTATTTCTATTTATTCTCCCCACACCCCACGAAAAACTTTTTGCCGCAAACCCTAGATACAGATTTTGGGCGGTGGATTGGTTGTGATAGAAATATAAATATCGATCGCTTGCTATCAATATTGATGAAAAGACGATATTTTCTGGCTTTTATCGGCTCAATTGCCCTTAGTTGCTTATTATCTGCGGGCATAAACCTTTTTTCATCTACTATCACCACCGCCCAAACCCAGACAATTCTAGTTTCTGCCGCCGCTAGTCTCAAAGAGGCCCTAGAAGAAATCAAGCCGGGGTTTGAAAAAGCCCATAGTAACATTAAAGTTAACTATAACTTCGGTGCGTCGGGGGCTTTGCAACAGCAAATTACACAAGGTGCGCCGGCCGATGTTTTCCTCTCGGCTGCGACTAAGCAAATGGACGCTTTAGCAAAAGCTGGTTTAATCGATACAACTACCAGAAGAAACCTGCTCACTAATCGCCTAGTTTTAATCGTTCCCAAGAATTCCACCCTAAAAATCAGCGATTTTCCTTCCCTGACTAACAGTAATGTCAAAAGAATTGCCGTGGGTGAACCGCGCAGCGTTCCCGCCGGTCAGTACAGTGAAGAAGTTCTGAAAAATCTCGGCATTTTAGAGCAAATAAAACCAAAACTGGTCTTTGCCAACTCTGTCCGTAATGTTCTCGCCGCCGTAGAAACTGGTAACGCCGATGCTGGCATTGTTTACCTCACCGATGCCAAAATTTCCGACCGGGTAAAAGTAGTGGCTACGGCTGCCAATAATCTCCATTCTCCGATTATTTATCCCATAGCTGTGATTAAAGACAGCAAAAACCCGCAAGCTGCCAAGACTTTCGCCCAATATCTCACCAGCACAGCCGCTAAAAACATTTTTGAAAAATTCGGCTTCGGAATAGCCAGATAAACAATGCCCGACTTTTCCCCCCTATGGATATCCCTGAAAACCGCCACCATTGCCCTGATAATCATCTTTTTTCTCGGTATTGCCGCCGCTTATTGGATGTTAGGCTATCGTGGACGGTGGAAATCCCTAATCGAGGCAGTTTTCGTCGCACCCTTAATCTTGCCCCCGACGGTGCTAGGCTTCATTTTACTGCTTCTATTCGGCAAAAACGGACCATTAGGACAGTTATTAGACCTATTTAACTTTCGCATCGTTTTTACTTGGTATGCCGCCATCATCACCGCGACGGTGGTGGCTTTTCCCCTGATGTACAAAACCACCCTCGGGGCTTTTGAACAGGTGGATGCCAGTCTTTTACAGGTTGCCCGCACCCTAGGGGCATCGGAAGGGAAAATATTCTGGCGCCTACTTTTGCCCCTCTCCTTCCCCGGGGTATTAGCAGGATTAACCCTAGCTTTTGCCCGCGCTTTGGGGGAATTTGGGGCGACTTTGATGTTAGCGGGTAATATTCCGGGGCAAACTCAAACTATCCCGATGGCGATTTTCTTCGCTGTGGAAGCAGGAGCGATGACTGAGGCTTGGATATGGGTGTTTATTATCATGTTAATCTCTCTATCGGGGATTATCGCCGTTAATCTCTGGCAAAGTCAACGCAAACAGCAATTAGGACGACCGGGAGAAAGCAAACCTAACGAGATGGAGGACTGGCTGCCACCCTGGGAGGGTCGCGATTTTGCCCTTTTAGAAGCTGAAAATCAGCATTATAGGGATAAAATAGGCTTATTTGTCGATATAGAGAAACATTTACCCGGTTTTAACCTCTCGGTCGCTTTTAACTGCCAAAATCAGCCCCTAGGATTATTAGGGGCTTCGGGTTCGGGAAAAAGCCTCATTTTGCGATCGCTGGCTGGTGTGGAAACGCCCTCAAGGGGTCGTATTGTCTTAAATGGGCGCATTCTCTTCGATTCCGAAAAGGGAATTAATCTCCCCAGTCGTCAGCGTCGTATCGGTTTTGTGGTGCAGAATTATGCCCTTTTTCCCCATCTCACCGTGGCGGAAAATATCGCTTTTAGTCTCCCGAAAAACTTATCTAAAAAAGTTATTAAACAGCAGATTGCCACTCAATTAGAATTAGTGCAGTTACCCGGCATGGAAAACCGTTATCCCCATCAATTATCGGGGGGACAACAGCAACGAGTCGCCATCGCTCGCGCTTTAGCTAGTCGTCCGGAAGCTTTATTATTAGATGAG
This portion of the Microcystis aeruginosa NIES-2549 genome encodes:
- the msrA gene encoding peptide-methionine (S)-S-oxide reductase MsrA encodes the protein MNNGEKATFGAGCFWKTEDAFRRLPGVLATSVGYMGGHFPNPSYLDVLSRITGHAEVAQIAYNPQEISYEALLAVFWSIHDPTQLNRQGPDRGEQYRSIIFYHTPEQKLIATAGKRQLQLSGKFQQDIVTLIEPAGDYYLADQSHQQYLEKKQARSVGDLQKKISRQDRGIM
- a CDS encoding DUF2283 domain-containing protein; amino-acid sequence: MKITYFQDTDTLYLEFNNNPIVETQEINENTLADLDQQGNICAITLEHAKSLTDLNAFSLETIVAPQLASSL
- a CDS encoding XisI protein → MDKLNHYRKIIHQILVPYSQIIYNNADIQNRLAFDPQNDQYLVISEGWQQNQRYHDCLIHLEIINEKIWVQCDNTEDGITKELLSAGIAKEDIVLGFHEPKIRQYTGFAVA
- a CDS encoding DUF4926 domain-containing protein, giving the protein MNTIQEYDLVALTEDVTATHKTTHQPILLRRGQMGTVLMSFNQQAFLIDFTDQNGQTFAMETVDHSKLLRLISEPELVSV
- a CDS encoding carbon dioxide-concentrating mechanism protein CcmK, whose product is MTAQPAVGSIETKGFPGILAAADAMVKAGRITIVGYLRAGSARFTLNIRGDVQEVKTAMAAGIEAVNKTEGAALETWVIIPRPHDNVVAILPIDYSEAVEPFRAAADGAMAPIRR
- the panB gene encoding 3-methyl-2-oxobutanoate hydroxymethyltransferase; its protein translation is MAVTTSKLIEWKQQKRAIVTLTAWDYPIARLLDRAGIDIILVGDSLAMTALGYPTTLPITLEAMIHHAAAVSRGVKQALVVCDLPFLSYQESVSQAIHSAGRMLKEAGVQGVKLEGGYPAMVETISRLTEIGIPVMGHIGLTPQSVHRLGYRQQGKTPSDAQRLIEEALALEKAGVFALVLEHIPANLAATITDKLTIPTIGIGAGEDCDGQVLVTADILGLTEKAPPFAKVYANLSETITKAVVEFAKDVRRNE
- a CDS encoding DUF433 domain-containing protein encodes the protein MTTTLINHIEITPETCGGKPRIAGHRIKVQDVVIWHERLGMSPDEIVYHYPSITLADVYAALSYYHDHLEEIRQQITDDDTFAKEMQAKTPSLVQEKLKKMNGQ
- a CDS encoding DUF5615 family PIN-like protein is translated as MGNKIKFHLDENVSYSIALGLRQRGLDVTTTPEENLLGVSDEVQLQFALANGRVIFTQDTDFLRINQLARCFKSEKFPSIRPNLIETIAH
- a CDS encoding HEAT repeat domain-containing protein; the encoded protein is MSKERKQRGILATPTGKQKLQEAKANGRNELGKKLTYDNIAEKAVVDKKTVERFMRRLQLIDRDNALAICQALGLEITDVVDSDEWNYDESSNTEINWTEICQQALINKPLRRFATDEPCELEIFVPLGLVERKKQQRRPLNQEMERNQVYEVEEKEEITRRFEHEEFLNYIGLGTTQGESDKNIAIIGEPGAGKTTLLQNLALIISDQQKGLPICVSLGALSKERSLIGYLEETWLRDGLAVGEVKESDKADFRQLFDKKQVWLLLDGLDEYSADSPVEALTWIENEVRSGYLQKARVVVSCRVNVWDANINPLRAFVTYKTLDFADFQRDQFIRQWFGKKGNIALGEQLIACLQETGRERIWELVKNPLRLVLLCQIWSLGEGALPETKAQFYQRYLPYFYEWKREIRDLTDNDELQELLHQALGKLAIASLGGESRYRMPRKLAKAIMGNDLFKLAVDFGWLNIVDRDQATDEAVYAFFHPTFQEFFAACGVEDWDFFLPRNHVDRPVEGKVYRIFEAKWKEVILLWLGRSDVKDEEKEAFIKALVEFKDGCGEWNLPEVDRGFYEYRAYFMAANGIKEFNTCSFADKIVHQIIKWNIVNDKPLYMTTGYKLDFGNHLKTHVNKVSSVSVLADHISVYYASLQETDTKRVISKLIDLSLENNSILENNSIIELLEIIGQDNKNAIIALINMIESLSYNDEIRSHAIESLGKIGKGNTEAISELINIIKSTSYNYEIRSHAIKSLGEVGKGNIEAISELINIIKSNESTFYFYNDKNGTLNHAVESLGKIGKGNIEAISELINMIKSTSYNDAIRSQAIKSLCEIGKGNTEAISELINIINSTSYNDKIRSRAAYSLGRIESGNSEAISALIRLMQSPDSKIVNFALKSLIEIGKKNSDIISILVDIMQSHSPDSKIGDFAIKSLVEIGKENSDMIPILVDIIQSHSIKATIVSTALENLAKIGQGNLQAINTLISILESLQSQDMSLQSEDMMSESCRSRDLILASAAESLGEIGQSDPRTIAVLIHALRPLYKNYFLMQKLATRSLIKIGINNSNVINQLVNSLQSLNDQESSYWWEIIILEDIGKRDKNVIKILKKLLLVASNNNHSYSHRINLASALGKVEPGNSEAYETLIEIFISTQNLDAIKTLTEILEDKPISLVVAQKIGDYFVNNISKKMSISKKYYETIYAFFYKFTQIYSYGKFYEIWNNSFYAFQAVQINDEIDEVSAKLLQMLEKYRKKPRKKQ
- a CDS encoding carbon dioxide-concentrating mechanism protein CcmK, coding for MPEAVGVIQTLGFPPVLAAADAMVKGGRVTLVYFDLAERGEFLVAIRGPISEVKPAVEAGLAAAMTAFGGNVVSHYIVPNPPENVLAVLPVQHTAKSDRFRS
- a CDS encoding type II toxin-antitoxin system RelE family toxin gives rise to the protein MKINYLPTFIKDLKDLKSTSPYSVIKNLVFTDILAVKQLSEINNLKKLKGEYNAYRIRIGDYRIGFFIEEDTITFARVLHRREFYRYFA
- a CDS encoding DUF6883 domain-containing protein, with product MKLPNADQANLGDKLERYCLNPEHSKGKHKALLFKQRLGITLANKEILENALKKAVMEGEAELYKIDQYGTHYDLKFNLCTDIGESLILSCWIVQITENFPRLTNVYPIN